The uncultured Devosia sp. sequence GTTGCCCAGAATACAGCAGGCCTTTGGTCGAAGAGTTTTTTTGATGACGCGTATTTTGGTGGTCGAGGACGAGATTTTCGTCGCGACCGAAATTGAGCATGTGATCGAAGAGATGGGACATGAACCCATCGGCATAGCGCATGACCAGCGTTCGGCCCTGGCGCTCGCATCGCAAGCCGAGATTGCGCTCGTCGACATCAACCTGCTCGATGGCCCGACGGGGATCGGCATTGGCCGTATCCTCGCCCAGACCCATGGCGTGATCGTCGTCTATATGACCGCAAATCCGTCGCAACTGGGCGACGGCGTCCCCGGCACGATGGGCGTGGTGGCCAAGCCGGCCAGCGACCGCGATCTGCGTTCGGTGATTTCCTATGCTGTCGCCCGCCGCGATGAGGCCGATGCGGTGCCCCCTCCCCGGCTGCAGCTGTTTCGCTGGCCGGACGACATGATCCCCGGCTAACTGGTCTGAAGCTTCCCTGAGCGCCGCAGCGTATCGAGGGGCAAGTCAATTTCGACGCGCAGGCCGTCGGTCTCCCACACACGCTGCAGCGTGCCGCGCATCTGGCCCTCGACGCTGAGGGTGATGAGGCGCGAGCCGAAGCCGGACAGTTCGCCTTCGCTCTCGATGGCCGGGCCGCCCTGTTCCTTCCAGGACAGGCGATAGCGTTCACCGGCTTGGGCGCCGGTGAGGTTGACCCTGCCCGCTTCGATGGAGAGCGCGCCGTATTTGGCGGAATTGGTGCCCAGTTCGTGGAACAGCAGCGCCAAGGGCGTTGCGGCGCCGTCGTCGATCTGCGCGTCGTCGCCGGCGAAGAGAATGCGCGTGCCTGCCTCGC is a genomic window containing:
- a CDS encoding response regulator, whose product is MCAGCRNCLVAEELPRIQQAFGRRVFLMTRILVVEDEIFVATEIEHVIEEMGHEPIGIAHDQRSALALASQAEIALVDINLLDGPTGIGIGRILAQTHGVIVVYMTANPSQLGDGVPGTMGVVAKPASDRDLRSVISYAVARRDEADAVPPPRLQLFRWPDDMIPG